The Staphylococcus sp. 17KM0847 DNA segment TCCATATGCGATTGAATCATTTTTATTATTTTAACAGCTATATTGTAACATAGTGGATATTGCGCTTTCAATAACTTTTCGAAATTTAATTCGATCGTTGTGCGTTCCCCTTTTTTTAATCTTTCTAATAAAAAATGCATATGTCTTATGAATCTCTGATATTGAAGCGATGTAACAGAAACAGAGATTTCTCGGTCGTGTTCTATTAATCGAACCGCATTATTAATCAACTGTGCCGCTTGTTTTGTATTTTCTACTGTAACATTTTCAAGTTGTGAAGCAATGTGTAGCGCAATAAAACCTACTTCATCTTCAGGAAAGTCAACATTAAGTTGTAAGTTTAATCTTGTAACAACACGTTTAGCAATTTGATATGCTTCGGGATAACTATATTTTGTTTCACTTAAAAATGGATTTGTGATGAGCTGTTTGTTTTTTACACGCTTTAATGCAAAAATAAGATGATCTGTTAGTGATACAATAAAAGATTCATTTTTACTCATATTAAAATGCTCTAAAATGAAGTGAACAGACTCTATAACAACACGCAATACTTCCTCATCTATCTGATCAAGCAACATAATATAATGATTTTGCTCTGATTTATTTTGAAGTTTAAATACTTTTTCAATTGTATCTGGATCTTTGATGAACATACCCGGTTTTTTGTTGAAGCCCAATCCTTTACCAATTATGACAACTTCACTTTGACGATGTATACAGATTAACACATTGTTATTGAGGACCTTTGTTATCTTATATGTCTCCATGCTATCTTCCTCTCTTACTATTCATGTCAAATTATATATATTCCGATACATATTGAAAAGGCTTTACCACATAATACTCATTTTATAACAGGAGTCCAAAAAAAAGAAACCCCTCCAAAATAGTAAATCTTTATCTTGCTTAACCTAAAAAACTGGATATTGAGTTTTTAATGACTCAACATCCAGCTTATATTTACTCATTAGAACTTATCGTATGGTTTTGTTTTTTTCAAATCTTGTCCCCAACATTCAATACCGAACAAATTGATTTCCAATTCTTCCGGTCTAAAAATTGGACGTTTGCCTGCTTTACGTTGACGCTGATAATCTCTCATAACTGCAAAAGCAACATTAGATAACGCAATAATTGCTATAATGTTTACAATTGCCATAAGACCCATGAAGACATCTGCTGTACTCCATACTGTCTCTGTTTTGACAACTGCACCAAAGAAAACAAGAATAACAACTAAACAACGAAAAATAAATAATACGACCTTATTTCTCGATAAAAACTCCATATTCGACTGACCATAATAATAGTTACCTACTAATGATGAAAACGCGAACAACGTAATCGCAATTGTTAAGAAAATACCACCCGCACTACCTAAATGCTCGTTTAGTGCAGATTGTGTTACTGCAACACCTTGCTTTGCATCTTCACCGAACTCTAAGCCTGTATACAGTAAAATCATAATTGCTGTTGCTGTACATACTAAAATCGTATCAAAAAATACGCCTAATGCTTGGATAAGTCCTTGCTTTACAGGATGTGATACAGCTGCTGTTGCTGCAGCATTAGGTGCAGAACCCATACCTGCCTCATTCGAGAAGAGACCTCGCTTGATTCCTTGTAATACTGCGAATCCAACAGCGCCACCTGCTGCTTGATCAATACCAAATGCACTCTTAATAATTGTTGAAATCATTGGGATAATTTGATCATAGTTAATTAATAAAATAACGAATACCATAGCAACATAAATAATTGCCATAAACGGTACAATAACTGATGATAACTTTGCAATACTGCGCACACCACCAAAAATAACAATCGCTGTAATCACCGCTAATACTATTCCTGTTACTACTGGGCTGATACTATACTGTGTCTGTAAAGATTCAGCAATTGTATTAGACTGCACAGTATTAAACACAAAAGCAAAAGTAATCGTAATTAATACTGCAAATACAACACCTAACCAACGTTGATTAAGTCCCTTCGTAATATAATATGCTGGTCCACCACGGAACCCACCTGCTTCGTCTGGCACTTTATATACTTGTGCAAGTGTTGACTCGATAAAAGCACTGGCTGCACCCACAATTGCGATAACCCACATCCAAAACACGGCACCCGGACCACCAAGAACAATCGCCGTAGCCACACCTGCGATATTTCCTGTTCCTACGCGAGAGCCTGCACTAATCGCAAAAGCTTGAAATGGGGAAATCCCTTTCTTACCCGAGTCTAATGTTTCTGGCTTTTCTGTTAAAGCTCTGAACATTTCCGGTAACCATCTAATTTGGACAAACTTTGAACTAATCGTGAAGAAAACACCTGCTGTTAAAAGTAAACCAATCAAGTATTGTGACCATATTAAATCATTACCTACTTGAATAAATGTCTTAAACCAATCAGGAATTAAACTATCAAAATCTCTCAAATTAATCACTCTTTACTATTAGATTTTCAAATGTCAAAATAAACACAACTAGTAACAGTTTATCATCAATAGTTAGAAGTGACTATCAATTTTTTTATTGTCGATATAAAAATAAACCTTGAATATTACCAAATGTAGCCGTATCAACGACAAAAGTACCATTTGTATATTGCTCAGACAAATGAATTTTGTTAATTTGCCCATGATATGTGTCTTGATCCGATATCAATTGATAATTTGTATCTTCTGGACGGCATATACGTGCTGCAATAATACGATGCGGTTGTCTTTTTAATTCTTTTAATAATGTAATACCTCGTTGCGCTCTTTTGGCAACTTGTAAAACATCAAAATGGATACGTTTTAAAGCCCCTCGCTGTGTTGCTATCAAGATGCTATCATCTTTGCCTATTAAATCAAGCATCACAACATAATCTTCATCTTTAAGGTTAATCGCCTTAACACCACTCGTTCTCAAACCTGTTATTGGCAATTCAGTTAATGGATAGGTCAATGACATACCTTTATGCGTTAACAGCGTAATATATTTCTCTATATCTGCTGTATTCATTTGAATTGCTGCAATGACCTCATCTTGTTCTTTTACTTTCATCGCAACAAGCGGTTTCATATGTCGTGCTGTTTTATAGCTTGATAACGTACTCATCTTAACCATGCCATAACGTGTTGCTGTAATGACCACTTCTTGTTCATCATTAAATTGAGATACTGCATAAAAGTCTATAACTATTTCATCTTCATCAATCGGCACAATTTGAGACATATGCTGTCCTAATTCTTTCCATTTAATGTCTGGCAATTTATGCACTGGAACAGATAGATAGCGTCCTTTATTCGTAAATAATAATGCCGTATCTTGTGTATTCACTTCTAATAGTTTCAAAACATTATCTTTTTCTTTTAAACCCATTTCGTCTTTTCCAGAAGCATTAAAACTACGAAGTGACGTACGTTTAATATAGCCTTCTCGCGTCAGACTCATCATCACAACCTCACTCGGTACAATCACTTCTTTATCGATTTTGATTTCTTCGATTTGTGCTTCAATGATGGACAAACGTGGCGCCTTAAACTGCTTTTTAATCTCTGTCAATTCATCTTTAATGACTTCTAATAATGCATCATGATCTTCTAAAATATGTTGAAGTGTTTGGATTTTTTGAGCTAATGCATCATGTTCTTCTTGTAAAGCGACAATATCTGTATTAGTTAAACGATAGAGTTGCAACATTACAATCGCTTCTGCCTGTTCTTCTGTAAATCCAAATGTATCGACTAAATTTTCTTTAGCATCTCGTTTATTTTTAGATTCACGTATCAATGCAATAACCTCATCCAAAACAGATAAAGCCTTCATCAAACCTTCCACAATATGCATACGTGATTCAGCATGCTTTAAATCATAGCGTGTTCGACGTGATACAACGTCAATTTGATGATTTAAGTAGCTATCAATAATCGCTTTAAGTCCCATTAACTTAGGTCTACCTTCACTAATAGCAACCATATTAAAGTTATACGCTACTTGTAAATCCGTGTTTTTGTACAGATAGTTAAGAATTGATGTCGCATTTATATCTTTTTTTAATTCGATTGTGATACGTAAACCACTGCGATCTGTTTCATCACGAACTTCAACAATACCTTCTACTTTTTTATCAGCACGTAACTCATCAATTTTTTTGACAAGTGCGCCTTTATTCACTTCATATGGGATTTCTGTCACAACAATTTGCTGACGACCGTTGCGCAATGTTTCTACATCACTCTTAGCACGAACCATCACTTTACCTTTACCTGTCTCATATGCCTTTTGGATACCATCGATTCCTTGAACAATACCACCTGTCGGAAAATCAGGACCTTTGACATACTTCATCAATTGCTTAACTGTCATATCTGGACGATCAATCAGTTTTAAAGTTGCAGTAATGACCTCTGCTAGGTTATGGGGAGGAATATCTGTTGCATAACCCGCTGAGATACCAGTAGAACCATTGACCAATAGATTAGGAAAACGTGCCGGCAACACCATAGGTTCCATTTGTGTATCATCATAGTTAGGTACAAAGTCAACCGTTTCTTTATTTAAATCTCGTAATAACTGTTCTGACAATTGACTTAACTTCGCCTCAGTATAACGCATTGCAGCAGGTGGATCATTGTCAATGCTTCCGTTGTTCCCATGCATTTCTACTAATACATGACGTAATTTCCAATCTTGACTTAGACGCACCATAGCATCATAGACAGACGTATCACCATGTGGATGAAGATGACCGATCACATCCCCAACCGTTTTAGCACTTTTACGGAAGTTTTTATCATATGTGTTACCACTTGAAAACATTGAATACAGAATGCGTCTTTGAACTGGTTTTAATCCGTCTCGAACATCTGGCAATGCACGTTCTTGAATAATATATTTACTATAACGTCCAAATCGATCTCCAATAACGTCTTCTAGAGGTAAACTTTGAATTACTTCAGCCATTACGCATCCTCCCTATCTATTTCATCTTGAGCTAGTATTTGAACTTCATCATTTTCTAAAATACTTTGATCTTCTTGCATGCCAAATTGTACATGGCGTTCAATCCAGTCACGTCGAGGTGCAACTTTATCACCCATTAACGTCGATACACGTTTAGATGAGCGTACCTCATCATCAATTTGAACTTGAATAAGCGTTCGTGTTTCCGGGTTCATTGTTGTTTCCCATAATTGCTCGGGATTCATTTCACCGAGACCTTTATAACGTTGTAACATAAAGCCTTTTCCAAGCTCTTTTTGTAATTTTTCTAACTCTTCATCAGTCCACGCATAAGCTACTTTTTTGCTTTTGCCTTTCCCTTTTTCTAACTTATAAAGTGGTGGCAAAGCAATATAAACATGACCCTCACGAACGAGTGGTCTCATATATTTGAAAAAGAAGGTTAATAGTAATACTTGGATGTGTGCACCATCTGTATCTGCATCTGTCATAATGATAATACGATTATAATTGCTATCTTCTAAGTTAAAATCACTGCCTACACCTGCACCAATTGTATGAATAATTGTATTGATTTCTTCATTTTTAAAAATATCTTCTAATTTAGCTTTTTCTGTGTTGATAACCTTACCACGTAAAGGTAAAATGGCTTGAAATTTACGATCTCGACCTAGCTTAGCTGAACCACCTGCAGAGTCCCCCTCTACTAAATACAGCTCATTTTTCTTTGTATTTTTACTTTGTGCTGGTGTTAACTTACCAGATAACAAAGTTTCTTTTCGACGATTTTTTTTACCTGAGCGTGCATCTTCACGTGCCTTACGTGCCGCTTCACGTGCTTGCTGTGCTTTAATCGCCTTTTTCACTAATGTTTTTGAAAGCTGTCCTTTTTCTTCTAAGTAAAAAGGAAGTTTTTCAGCAACAATTGCATCAACTGCACTTCTCGCCTCAGGTGTTCCTAATTTTGATTTGGTTTGCCCTTCAAACTGTAAAAGGTGTTCTGGAATGCGTACAGAGATAATCGCAGTTAAACCTTCACGAATATCATTACCTTCAATGTTTTTGTCTTTAGGTTTTAATTCACCAATACGTCTGGAATATTCATTGAAAATACGTGTCATTGCTGTTTTAAAACCAACTTCATGCGTACCTCCATCTTTTGTACGAACATTGTTAACAAAGCTTAAAATACCTTCTGAGTATTGATCATTATATTGAAAAGCAACGTCTACTTCGATGTCGTTAGCAATTCCTTGAAAAAGTGCAACATCGTGTAACACTTCTTTTCCTTCATTAACATAGCTTACAAAAGCTTTTATCCCCTCTTCATAATGATACGTTTCTTGACGCGCTTTGCCTGAACGCTTATCTTCCATTGTAATTTTTAAGCCTTGTAATAGAAAAGCAGACTCTTGTAAACGTTCACTTAATGTATCAAAATTAAAAGATGTTGTGTTTTTGAAGATTTCCGGATCTGGCTTAAATGTAACCGTCGTTCCAGTTTTCTTTGTCTTCCCTTTTTTCACAAGCTGTGTTTGTGGTATGCCACCATGAGCGAACTGCTGTTCAAAAATTACACCGTCACGATGAATTTCCACTGTTAACCATTCACTAAGTGCATTCACAACAGATGCACCTACACCATGTAAACCGCCTGATGTTTTATAGCCACCCTGTCCAAATTTACCACCCGCATGTAGCACTGTAAAAATCACTTCAACTGTGGGCTTTCCTAATTTATGCATTCCAGTTGGCATACCTCGTCCATTATCTGCAATCGTAATACTTTCATCAGTATTAATAGTAACTTTAATTTCATCACCATAGCCATTTAAAATTTCATCAACTGAATTATCGACAACTTCATATACCAGATGATGCAACCCACGTTTATCAGTAGATCCAATATACATACCTGGTCTTTTTCGTACTGCTTCTAATCCTTCTAATACTTGAATCGCATCATCCGAATAATTGTTTATTTTCTTCGCTGACACACAATTCCCCTCCTACAAACATACGTTCGTTCTTTCGACTATACAATAGCTATTCTTATATAAATTCATTAAAAATGCAAGCAACAATTAAAAGTATACCGTATTACACGCCTTTTATGTGTTCTGTTATAATACTGTTGTAAGCGTTAACTTATTTGAGTTGATACATTTTTATTCAAATAAGAAAAACACGCACTTCTCTCTCTATTTTTGACATCTCATATAGAAAACACATGACGCACAGTAAATTTATGTTAAAATAGGAGCAGGTACTAAAAGGATGTGAAAACCTATGGCACTATGCCTATTATTTATTGCTAGCTATTTAATCGGTGCGATTCCGAGTGGTTATTTAATTGGTAAATTATTTTTTAAAAAAGACATTAGAAATTACGGAAGTGGTAATACGGGCGCAACGAATAGTTTTCGTGTACTTGGTAAGCCTGCTGGTTTTGCAGTAACGTTTTTTGATATTTTCAAGGGATTCATTGTTGTGTTCTTTCCAATATGGTTCAATGTTGACATTCATGGATTAATTATCGGTATTTTTGCGATCATCGGTCATGTCTATCCTGTTTATTTGAAGTTTCGTGGTGGTAAAGCCGTTGCGACCAGTGCAGGTGTTCTACTTGGCGTTAATCCCATTCTGTTCCTCATCTTAATCATTATTTTCTTTGTTATACTTTACTTAACAAAATATGTTTCATTGTCTAGTATTATTGCAGCGATATGCTGTTTTATAGGCGCATTCATATTACATGATTTTATTCTAGTACTTGTTAGCTTTGTTGTAGCAGCCTTACTGATTTACAGACACTTAAGCAATATTAAACGCATTATCAAAGGTACAGAACCTAAAATCAAATGGATGTAAACAAGTCAGTTGATTTTGAGCAAAAACACTCTACAATGTAAAGTACACACTTTAAAATTAAGGAGGTTCACTGAATATGAGCTTAGAGTTAACACCTGAAGCAGTACAGTGGTTTAAACAAGAACTCTCACTACCTGAAACCGGAAAAATCCTTCGCTTCTTTGTACGCTATGGTGGTGAATTCCAATTAAAACAGGGATTCAGCCCTGCTTTTAACGTTGATTTCCTTGAAGATATTAATGATATTGGTTTTGAAACAACAGTTGATGATTTACATATTGTTATTGCAGAAAAAGATATTTGGTATTTTGAAGACCATCAATTAACGATCGATATCGATGGAGATGATATTCTTTATCGTGCAGAAATCAAAACATCATAAAATTTTTAGAACCCAATCAAAAAGCAATATGCTTAATGATTGGGTTCTTTGACTTCGCGTGTTTCTCCAGATTTATTGCATTCATCAATATGGCGATATACATCATACCAATTTGGAAATGCTTTATCTAAGCGCACTGGTTTGCCGCTATCTTTTGTAATCAATACATTATCAGTATAACCAGTTGTAACCAACGTACCTTGTGTATTATAAATTTCATATTCATAACGTGAACGTAAGCGCGAAAATCGAGATACCCACGTTTTAATGGTTACCTTTTCAGGATAACCTACACTTTTTTTATATTGGATATTCAACTCTGTTACTGGCGACACTACACCCTGTTGCTCCATTTCCATATAATCCAAACCTAGTTTACGAATGTAGTCAGTGCGTGCTACTTCAAACCATGTTGCATAATTACCATGATACACAACACCCATCTGATCTGTTTCTTGATAACGCACTTCTATTTCTGTTAATGCATATAACATACATGTTGACCTCTTTCCCGAATCTTAATGTACAATATATTTTAACATAAAGTGACTTTGACACATAAATAAAGACTTTAGCTTAAACCTTTGTTATCTAAGTAGTGCTTAAGAATATATTTTGTCCTATATCATACAAAATGAGCGTAATAAAGATAACCTTATCACACTCATTTCATTATGAATCAACTATGCTAATTTTTTACGTAAAACAAGCTGTAAGATACCACCGTGACGATAGTAATCAATCTCTACATTTGAATCAAAACGCGCAATCGCTTCAAATGTCACTTCTGTACCATCTTCTTTTGTTGCTGTAACTTTGACCAATTGTCCCGGTTGCACACTTTCATCAATATCTACTGCAATTGTTTCCTTACCATCTAATCCAAGTGTATCAGCAGACTCACCATCTTTAAATTGTAATGGTAACACACCCATCATCACTAAGTTAGAGCGATGAATACGTTCATAACTTTGTGCGATAACTGTTTTAACACCTAATAAGTTTGTACCTTTTGCTGCCCAGTCACGAGAAGATCCCATACCATAATCATTACCCGCTAAGACGACAAGACCTGTACCGTCTTCTTTATATTTCATAGCAGCATCAAAGATTGGCATCACTTCATTTGTTGGCCAATACGTTGTAAAGCCTCCCTCTGTACCCGGTGCTAATTGGTTTTTAATACGAATATTGGCAAATGTACCTCTTACCATCACTTCATGATTACCACGACGTGAACCGTATGAGTTAAAATCACGCGGAGAGACGCCATTATCTAACAAATATTTACCTGCTGGTGTATCTTTACCGATTGCACCTGCTGGGGAAATATGATCTGTTGTTACAGAATCTCCGAATTTACCCATAACACGTAAAGATGTTAACGGTTGAATTGTACCCGGTTCTTTAGATAAACCTTGGAAGAATGTTGGGTTTTGAATGTATGTTGAACTTGAATCAAAATCATACAAAGGTTGATTTGTTGTATCAATTTGATTCCATAGTTCATTGTTTTCATATACATTTTTATATTCTTCTTTAAAGAGTTCCGGTGTTACAACACTATCTACTGTATCTGACACTTCTTGAATAGATGGCCAAATATCTTTAAGAAATACGTCATTGCCCTCTTTATCTTGACCTAGTGCCTCGTTTTGTAAATCAATATTCACAGTTCCCGCTAAAGCATATGCTACAACAAGTGGTGGTGATGCGAGATAATTCGCTTTTACTAATGGATGAATACGCCCTTCAAAATTACGGTTACCTGACAATACAGATGTCACAAGTAAATCTTCTTTTGCAACAGCTGTTTCTATTTCTTCTAACAATGGACCAGAGTTACCGATACATGTTGTACAACCATAACCTACTAAGTTGAAACCAAGTTGATCTAAATATTCTTGTAATCCTGCATCACGTAAATAACCTGTTACAACTTTTGACCCCGGTGCCAACGATGTTTTAACGTATTCTGGAACTTTTAGACCTTTTTCAACCGCTTTTTTGGCTAACAATCCTGCCCCTAGCATAACATAAGGGTTTGATGTATTTGTACAAGACGTAATTGCTGCAATCGCAATATCACCTGTTGTCATTTCTGTTGTGCGACCATCTTTAAATGTAATTGTCGCTTTTTTATCAAACTCAGTTGAATCAAAACCATGACCTTGGTTGCCGGCTGGTGCTGTTACTGATTTTTGGAAAGCATCTTTCATATCACTCAAGAAAATAAGATCTTGTGGACGTTTTGGACCTGACAACGACGCTTCAACAGTCGATAAATCTAAGTCTACAATATCCGTGTAATTCGGTTCTTCACTTACATCGTAGAATAAGTGATTCACTTTTAAATATTGTTCAACTGTATCAATATGCTCATCTGAGCGACCTGTTAAACGTAAATACTTCAATGTTTCATCGTCAACCGGGAAGAAACCACAAGTTGCACCGTATTCTGGTGCCATATTTGCAATTGTTGCACGATCCGCTAATGGTAATTTATCAACACCCGGTCCAAAGAATTCAACAAATTTACCAACAACACCTTTTTGACGCAATAGTTCTGTAACACGTAGTGCTAAATCAGTAGCCGTTGCACCTTGTGGTAATTCATTTGTTAAACGCACACCAATAACCTCTGGGATTGGGAAGTATGATGGTTGACCAAGCATACCAGCCTCTGCTTCGATACCGCCGACACCCCATCCTAATACGCCTAGACCGTTAATCATTGTCGTATGTGAATCCGTACCCACTAATGTATCAGGAAATGCAACTTGTTCTCCATTGTCTTCACGTACATGTACAACATTAGCAAGATATTCTAAGTTAACTTGGTGTACGATACCTGTTGCTGGTGGTACTGCATTATAGTTTTGGAACGCTTTTGTTGCCCAGTTTAAAAACTGATAACGCTCATAGTTACGTTCGAACTCCAA contains these protein-coding regions:
- the glcT gene encoding glucose PTS transporter transcription antiterminator GlcT, yielding METYKITKVLNNNVLICIHRQSEVVIIGKGLGFNKKPGMFIKDPDTIEKVFKLQNKSEQNHYIMLLDQIDEEVLRVVIESVHFILEHFNMSKNESFIVSLTDHLIFALKRVKNKQLITNPFLSETKYSYPEAYQIAKRVVTRLNLQLNVDFPEDEVGFIALHIASQLENVTVENTKQAAQLINNAVRLIEHDREISVSVTSLQYQRFIRHMHFLLERLKKGERTTIELNFEKLLKAQYPLCYNIAVKIIKMIQSHMDVEVYEAEVAYLTMHIQQLVIASQQS
- a CDS encoding sodium:alanine symporter family protein, producing the protein MRDFDSLIPDWFKTFIQVGNDLIWSQYLIGLLLTAGVFFTISSKFVQIRWLPEMFRALTEKPETLDSGKKGISPFQAFAISAGSRVGTGNIAGVATAIVLGGPGAVFWMWVIAIVGAASAFIESTLAQVYKVPDEAGGFRGGPAYYITKGLNQRWLGVVFAVLITITFAFVFNTVQSNTIAESLQTQYSISPVVTGIVLAVITAIVIFGGVRSIAKLSSVIVPFMAIIYVAMVFVILLINYDQIIPMISTIIKSAFGIDQAAGGAVGFAVLQGIKRGLFSNEAGMGSAPNAAATAAVSHPVKQGLIQALGVFFDTILVCTATAIMILLYTGLEFGEDAKQGVAVTQSALNEHLGSAGGIFLTIAITLFAFSSLVGNYYYGQSNMEFLSRNKVVLFIFRCLVVILVFFGAVVKTETVWSTADVFMGLMAIVNIIAIIALSNVAFAVMRDYQRQRKAGKRPIFRPEELEINLFGIECWGQDLKKTKPYDKF
- the parC gene encoding DNA topoisomerase IV subunit A; translation: MAEVIQSLPLEDVIGDRFGRYSKYIIQERALPDVRDGLKPVQRRILYSMFSSGNTYDKNFRKSAKTVGDVIGHLHPHGDTSVYDAMVRLSQDWKLRHVLVEMHGNNGSIDNDPPAAMRYTEAKLSQLSEQLLRDLNKETVDFVPNYDDTQMEPMVLPARFPNLLVNGSTGISAGYATDIPPHNLAEVITATLKLIDRPDMTVKQLMKYVKGPDFPTGGIVQGIDGIQKAYETGKGKVMVRAKSDVETLRNGRQQIVVTEIPYEVNKGALVKKIDELRADKKVEGIVEVRDETDRSGLRITIELKKDINATSILNYLYKNTDLQVAYNFNMVAISEGRPKLMGLKAIIDSYLNHQIDVVSRRTRYDLKHAESRMHIVEGLMKALSVLDEVIALIRESKNKRDAKENLVDTFGFTEEQAEAIVMLQLYRLTNTDIVALQEEHDALAQKIQTLQHILEDHDALLEVIKDELTEIKKQFKAPRLSIIEAQIEEIKIDKEVIVPSEVVMMSLTREGYIKRTSLRSFNASGKDEMGLKEKDNVLKLLEVNTQDTALLFTNKGRYLSVPVHKLPDIKWKELGQHMSQIVPIDEDEIVIDFYAVSQFNDEQEVVITATRYGMVKMSTLSSYKTARHMKPLVAMKVKEQDEVIAAIQMNTADIEKYITLLTHKGMSLTYPLTELPITGLRTSGVKAINLKDEDYVVMLDLIGKDDSILIATQRGALKRIHFDVLQVAKRAQRGITLLKELKRQPHRIIAARICRPEDTNYQLISDQDTYHGQINKIHLSEQYTNGTFVVDTATFGNIQGLFLYRQ
- the parE gene encoding DNA topoisomerase IV subunit B — encoded protein: MSAKKINNYSDDAIQVLEGLEAVRKRPGMYIGSTDKRGLHHLVYEVVDNSVDEILNGYGDEIKVTINTDESITIADNGRGMPTGMHKLGKPTVEVIFTVLHAGGKFGQGGYKTSGGLHGVGASVVNALSEWLTVEIHRDGVIFEQQFAHGGIPQTQLVKKGKTKKTGTTVTFKPDPEIFKNTTSFNFDTLSERLQESAFLLQGLKITMEDKRSGKARQETYHYEEGIKAFVSYVNEGKEVLHDVALFQGIANDIEVDVAFQYNDQYSEGILSFVNNVRTKDGGTHEVGFKTAMTRIFNEYSRRIGELKPKDKNIEGNDIREGLTAIISVRIPEHLLQFEGQTKSKLGTPEARSAVDAIVAEKLPFYLEEKGQLSKTLVKKAIKAQQAREAARKAREDARSGKKNRRKETLLSGKLTPAQSKNTKKNELYLVEGDSAGGSAKLGRDRKFQAILPLRGKVINTEKAKLEDIFKNEEINTIIHTIGAGVGSDFNLEDSNYNRIIIMTDADTDGAHIQVLLLTFFFKYMRPLVREGHVYIALPPLYKLEKGKGKSKKVAYAWTDEELEKLQKELGKGFMLQRYKGLGEMNPEQLWETTMNPETRTLIQVQIDDEVRSSKRVSTLMGDKVAPRRDWIERHVQFGMQEDQSILENDEVQILAQDEIDREDA
- the plsY gene encoding glycerol-3-phosphate 1-O-acyltransferase PlsY encodes the protein MALCLLFIASYLIGAIPSGYLIGKLFFKKDIRNYGSGNTGATNSFRVLGKPAGFAVTFFDIFKGFIVVFFPIWFNVDIHGLIIGIFAIIGHVYPVYLKFRGGKAVATSAGVLLGVNPILFLILIIIFFVILYLTKYVSLSSIIAAICCFIGAFILHDFILVLVSFVVAALLIYRHLSNIKRIIKGTEPKIKWM
- a CDS encoding HesB/YadR/YfhF family protein; translation: MSLELTPEAVQWFKQELSLPETGKILRFFVRYGGEFQLKQGFSPAFNVDFLEDINDIGFETTVDDLHIVIAEKDIWYFEDHQLTIDIDGDDILYRAEIKTS
- the menI gene encoding 1,4-dihydroxy-2-naphthoyl-CoA hydrolase MenI, which translates into the protein MLYALTEIEVRYQETDQMGVVYHGNYATWFEVARTDYIRKLGLDYMEMEQQGVVSPVTELNIQYKKSVGYPEKVTIKTWVSRFSRLRSRYEYEIYNTQGTLVTTGYTDNVLITKDSGKPVRLDKAFPNWYDVYRHIDECNKSGETREVKEPNH
- the acnA gene encoding aconitate hydratase AcnA; the encoded protein is MTANLKEQAKKSFQVNGKDVTYYDLKSLENNGLTEISRLPYSIRVLLESVLRQEDGFVITEDHIKSLATFGKENTKGEVPFKPSRVILQDFTGVPAVVDLASLRKAMNDVGGDLSKINPEVPVDLVIDHSVQVDSYANPEAVERNMKLEFERNYERYQFLNWATKAFQNYNAVPPATGIVHQVNLEYLANVVHVREDNGEQVAFPDTLVGTDSHTTMINGLGVLGWGVGGIEAEAGMLGQPSYFPIPEVIGVRLTNELPQGATATDLALRVTELLRQKGVVGKFVEFFGPGVDKLPLADRATIANMAPEYGATCGFFPVDDETLKYLRLTGRSDEHIDTVEQYLKVNHLFYDVSEEPNYTDIVDLDLSTVEASLSGPKRPQDLIFLSDMKDAFQKSVTAPAGNQGHGFDSTEFDKKATITFKDGRTTEMTTGDIAIAAITSCTNTSNPYVMLGAGLLAKKAVEKGLKVPEYVKTSLAPGSKVVTGYLRDAGLQEYLDQLGFNLVGYGCTTCIGNSGPLLEEIETAVAKEDLLVTSVLSGNRNFEGRIHPLVKANYLASPPLVVAYALAGTVNIDLQNEALGQDKEGNDVFLKDIWPSIQEVSDTVDSVVTPELFKEEYKNVYENNELWNQIDTTNQPLYDFDSSSTYIQNPTFFQGLSKEPGTIQPLTSLRVMGKFGDSVTTDHISPAGAIGKDTPAGKYLLDNGVSPRDFNSYGSRRGNHEVMVRGTFANIRIKNQLAPGTEGGFTTYWPTNEVMPIFDAAMKYKEDGTGLVVLAGNDYGMGSSRDWAAKGTNLLGVKTVIAQSYERIHRSNLVMMGVLPLQFKDGESADTLGLDGKETIAVDIDESVQPGQLVKVTATKEDGTEVTFEAIARFDSNVEIDYYRHGGILQLVLRKKLA